One genomic window of Diospyros lotus cultivar Yz01 chromosome 8, ASM1463336v1, whole genome shotgun sequence includes the following:
- the LOC127807398 gene encoding calcium-transporting ATPase 1 has protein sequence MENYLKENFGEVKPKNSSEEALQRWRKLCWIVKNRKRRFRFTANLSKRFEARAIQRSNQEKFRVAVLVSQAALQFIHGITYSVPEEVKAAGFQICADELGSIVECHNVKKLRDHGGVEGIADKLSTSTTNGISTSVDSLSRRKEIYGINKFTESPPKGFWVFVWEALQDTTLTILVVCAFISLIVGIAMEGWPKGAHDGLGIVASILLVVFVTATSDYKQSLQFKDLDKEKKKITVQVTRNGYRQKISMYDLLAGDIVHLAVGDQVPADGLFISGFSLLINESCLTGECEPINVTANNPFLLSGTKVQDGSGKMLVTTVGMRTQWGKLIATLSEGGDDETPLQVKLNGVATIIGKIGLFFAVITFSVLVQGFFSHKLQEGSHWSWSGEDALEILEYFAIAVTIVVVAVPEGLPLAVTLSLAFAMKKMMNDKALVRHLSACETMGSATSICSDKTGTLTTNHMSVVKACICGKIVEIDSFAETSTFCSRISDPALRVLIQSIFNNTGGEIIKNEDNKIEVLGTPTETALLEFGLLLGGDFQAERQESKLLKVEPFNSLKKRMGVVLELPGGGLRAHCKGASEIILAACDRYIDSNSKVVPLDKASFNHHKDTIEQFANEALRTLCLAYKELGNEFSAESPIPFEGYTCIGIVGIKDPVRPGVKEAVAICKSAGITLRMVTGDNINTAKAIARECGILTDKGIAIEGPEFRMKSEEELHELIPKVQVMARSSPMDKHALVKHIRTTFEEVVAVTGDGTNDAPALHEADIGLAMGIAGTEVAKESADVIILDDNFSTIVTVVKWGRSVYINIQKFVQFQLTVNVVALIVNFSSACLTGSAPLTAVQLLWVNMIMDTLGALALATEPPNDELMKRPPVGRKGNFISNVMWRNVLGQSFYQFAIIWYLQTEGKRIFNLDGPESDLVLNTLIFNTFVFCQVFNEISSREMEKINVFKGMLNSYVFVAVITCTVVFQIIIVEFLGSFANTCPLSLPQWFFSISLGFLGMPIAAAIKMIPVGSA, from the exons GAGAAGTTCAGAGTAGCAGTGTTGGTTTCGCAAGCTGCCCTACAATTTATCCATG GTATAACTTACTCTGTACCAGAGGAAGTCAAAGCTGCGGGTTTCCAAATTTGTGCTGATGAGTTAGGATCCATTGTTGAGTGCCATAATGTTAAGAAGCTGAGAGATCATGGTGGAGTTGAGGGCATTGCAGACAAGCTCTCCACCTCAACAACCAATGGTATTTCTACTTCTGTGGATTCACTGAGccgaagaaaagaaatttatgggattaataaatttacTGAAAGTCCACCCAAGGGATTCTGGGTTTTTGTGTGGGAAGCCCTTCAGGATACAACACTCACGATTCTTGTTGTTTGTGCCTTTATATCTCTAATTGTTGGCATAGCAATGGAAGGATGGCCTAAGGGTGCCCATGATGGACTTGGTATTGTTGCAAGCATCCTGTTGGTTGTATTTGTTACTGCTACAAGTGATTATAAGCAATCTTTACAATTCAAGGATTTGgataaggagaagaaaaagattacAGTTCAGGTCACTAGAAATGGATACAGGCAAAAGATCTCAATGTATGACTTACTTGCTGGTGATATTGTTCACCTTGCTGTAGGAGATCAGGTCCCAGCTGATGGACTATTCATTTCAGGATtttctttgttgataaatgaaTCTTGTTTAACAGGAGAGTGTGAGCCAATAAATGTGACTGCTAATAATCCTTTTCTGCTATCTGGAACTAAAGTTCAGGATGGGTCAGGCAAAATGCTTGTTACTACTGTTGGGATGAGAACACAGTGGGGAAAACTGATTGCTACTCTCAGTGAAGGGGGAGATGACGAAACCCCACTGCAAGTTAAACTGAATGGAGTGGCAACCATTATTGGGAAAATAGGCTTGTTCTTTGCTGTCATTACATTTTCTGTTTTGGTTCAAGGCTTCTTTAGTCATAAGCTGCAAGAAGGGTCCCACTGGAGTTGGTCGGGAGAGGATGCCTTGGAAATTCTGGAATACTTTGCTATTGCAGTTACAATTGTTGTGGTTGCTGTTCCTGAGGGACTGCCTTTAGCTGTGACATTGAGCCTTGCTTTTGccatgaagaagatgatgaatgaCAAGGCACTTGTTCGCCATCTTTCTGCTTGTGAGACTATGGGTTCTGCCACTAGTATTTGCAGCGACAAGACAGGAACACTAACCACTAACCACATGAGTGTTGTGAAAGCATGCATTTGTGGGAAAATCGTGGAAATTGATAGCTTTGCAGAGACTTCAACATTTTGCTCTAGGATTTCTGATCCTGCATTGAGAGTACTAATTCAGTCCATATTTAACAACACTGGAGGAGAGATCATTAAGAATGAAGACAACAAAATTGAAGTCCTGGGAACTCCCACTGAAACAGCTCTATTAGAATTTGGGCTGTTGCTTGGTGGGGATTTTCAAGCTGAACGACAAGAATCAAAACTTTTGAAAGTTGAGCCATTCAATTCTCTGAAGAAACGGATGGGAGTAGTTTTAGAGCTTCCTGGAGGAGGTTTACGGGCCCACTGCAAAGGTGCTTCTGAAATAATTTTGGCTGCATGTGACAGGTATATAGACTCTAACAGTAAGGTGGTTCCTCTGGACAAGGCATCCTTCAATCATCACAAGGATACAATTGAACAATTTGCCAATGAAGCTCTACGAACCTTATGCCTTGCTTATAAGGAATTGGGAAATGAGTTTTCTGCTGAAAGTCCTATTCCCTTTGAGGGGTATACTTGTATAGGAATTGTAGGAATTAAAGATCCAGTTCGGCCAGGAGTCAAGGAAGCTGTTGCAATCTGTAAGTCTGCAGGCATCACGTTGCGGATGGTTACAGGAGACAACATAAACACTGCGAAGGCAATTGCTAGGGAATGTGGTATCCTGACTGATAAGGGCATAGCTATTGAAGGTCCAGAATTTCGCATGAAGAGTGAGGAGGAGTTGCATGAGCTTATTCCAAAAGTTCAG GTAATGGCTCGATCTTCACCAATGGATAAACATGCCCTTGTGAAACACATACGAACAACATTTGAAGAAGTTGTTGCAGTCACTGGAGATGGTACAAATGATGCTCCTGCACTTCATGAAGCAGATATTGGGCTGGCTATGGGCATTGCTGGAACCGAG GTGGCTAAAGAGAGTGCTGATGTCATAATTCTGGATGACAACTTCTCTACAATCGTAACTGTGGTCAAATGGGGACGTTCGGTTtacataaatattcaaaaatttgttcAGTTTCAGCTGACAGTGAATGTGGTTGCCTTAATTGTCAACTTTTCTTCAGCTTGTTTGACAG GAAGTGCTCCCCTTACTGCTGTTCAGCTTCTGTGGGTCAACATGATAATGGACACGCTAGGAGCGCTTGCACTAGCAACTGAACCTCCTAATGATGAATTGATGAAGCGACCACCAGTTGGAAGGAAAGGAAACTTCATCAGTAATGTTATGTGGAGGAATGTATTGGGCCAGTCTTTTTATCAGTTTGCCATAATATGGTATCTTCAAACAGAAGGAAAAAGAATCTTCAACCTTGATGGTCCCGAATCTGATCTGGTTCTTAACACACTCATTTTTAACACTTTCGTCTTTTGTCAg GTATTCAACGAGATCAGCTCGAGAGAAATGGAAAAGATAAACGTCTTCAAAGGCATGCTGAATAGCTATGTGTTTGTGGCCGTGATTACATGCACAGTCGTCTTCCAAATTATTATTGTCGAATTCTTAGGCAGCTTTGCAAACACTTGCCCCCTCAGTTTGCCGCAGTGGTTTTTCAGCATTTCCCTGGGATTCCTTGGCATGCCCATTGCTGCTGCCATAAAGATGATCCCAGTGGGCTCAGCATAA